A window from Melopsittacus undulatus isolate bMelUnd1 chromosome Z, bMelUnd1.mat.Z, whole genome shotgun sequence encodes these proteins:
- the ATP5ME gene encoding ATP synthase subunit e, mitochondrial, with translation MIPPVQVSPLIKFTRYSALLVGMIYGKKRYDYLKPIAEEERRIEAEEKKKREELERIARELAEASEDSILK, from the exons ATGATTCCACCGGTGCAGGTCTCTCCACTCATCAAG TTCACCCGGTACTCGGCCCTGCTGGTGGGGATGATCTACGGCAAGAAGCGATACG ACTACCTAAAGCCTATcgctgaagaagaaagaagaatagaggctgaagagaaaaagaaacgTGAAGAACTTGAGCGGATTGCAAGAGAGCTTGCAGAAG CAAGTGAAGATTCCATATTGAAATGA